In Brachyhypopomus gauderio isolate BG-103 chromosome 18, BGAUD_0.2, whole genome shotgun sequence, the sequence CTATAACTGCGTTAACACTGTTTTCTAGCACATGGAAagctgaaataaaataaagcatAACCAGAAACACAGGGCATAGCATGACACAGCAAGttaacataaacgatgcaggaAATATCCGAGACCGATAACTAAGTACAGCCTTCGCGTGGTATAATTTCTCAAAAGCAAAGATACAGATAACGTGGCGATACAGTGCATGCGACCCTTGCTTACATACATGCTCACAGCAGGGTTGACCAGAGGCTGCAGGGCTGTGGTGACTCAAAAGCAAGAAGAGGCCTGCCAAGCTCCCGCTAGGTTAGCTTGGCTTTAGCAGAGACCGCGAACGTGAAGGCACGTTCCTGAATCCAGTGTCATTCTGGTAGTGCTGCCAAAGTAGTTTTAATGCGTTGATGAACATGCTTTGAACGTTCGCGTCATGGGCCTGCAGCTTAAAGTGACTCCACTACCATAATACCGTGTTGTTCATAATCTAAGGTTGAGACAAGACCACCACCACTCTATGGAGCCTCGGGGCAAAGGTAGGGGAAGACATGCGAATGGGaacaggagagggagggagggagggagcaagggagagagagagggatagtgagaaaaggaggaagagagggagggaggattatgcaggggaggagaggtgatCAAACAGGTACTGGTGCAAATTCTGGATCTTCTTCATGTTCATTCCTGTCAAAGAGAAGCATTTTCTTTAGGGCGTGGTAACGATTTCTCGGCCAAAACAGAACAAAGCACAAGTGTTCGCGTCAGCCTTAACGGACACCTCACTGCGTCTCAACTAACATCTCACAGACTTGCTCTGCCTCAGAACGGTAATGCTGCTGAACTATTCGAAGAAACTGGTTTAAAGTAGAgaaactgcaaaaaaaaaaataataatacattctTAGAAATATTTTCAGAGTGCACCTGACACCAAGCCTCTATGCAGATCTCAGGAACGCTTTGCCCCAGTGCCAAAAAATGCCTGTGGTGATCTGGAGGAATGTGTTACGTGACATGCAGCTTTGTACGTAGGCAATTAATGTGTCACACTCGAACGTAACTGCAACCGAACAGCCCATCTCAGACTCAAGCTGTCCCTGGCTGTTGAGTTTGGCCCCAGGGATTGATCAAAGTGACATTTCTGTGTGTTGCGCAAATCTGCTGTATTGGTATCGTGTTGCAGTCAGCAGTCACTTGCACACCGGCTCTCGCTCAGTGTCACCGTGCGGTGTTTTCGTCTAGGGTCACAGAACTGGAGCAATAGTTACAGCGGTTTGAAATAATACTGGTGGAATCAGCAAGAACTCTAATACACTTATGTCACTCTCATCCTGTAACAGTTAGCTGTGAAGAACGCTTCACTTTCACTGTCACTCACATAAACGTTCTAGTTTACAGCACACCCATGGCACATTTGCACCCCAGGTGCTAATATAAATCAACTGAAATAATTTAGGATGAATCCATGTTTAAAGACTAATCAAGTTTAAAACGAGCCTCACTTTATTATCAAGACTGCAGCTGCATTTGCTAGATAgataaagtatctatctatctatctatctatctatctatctatctatctatctatctatctatctatctatctatctatctatctatctatctatctatctatctatctatctatctatctatctatctatctatctatctatctatctatctatctatctatctatctatcgatGCTAGCTAAAGAAAGCACTATGTAATCAACATGGCCAAGAGCTGACCATGCTGCAGGGTCACTGCTTACACCAACACTCATTACAGTAACTCAGCACACTGCGGGGTTATTTCCTACACTACTTCTCTACTGAACACGCTGCAAACACTACCTGTTTGGTCATCGTCCCAGTCCTCTGGATGACGATGGTCTTGGACTCCTTGATGGGTGACGTGGACTGGTAGTCGTCACTCAGCAGCCCCAGTATAGGATACTGGTTTGTGTATCTGCTGCACGAAGCAGGAAGGCATTGTTTAGATACATGTGATGGCTCAACTTTGCGTGTACTAATACTTTAGAACCTGAAGtagtatttacacacacacacacacacacacacacacacacacacacacacacagtcacctatTGGTAATAACGGTCTTCGTGACATTCTTGGACACATCGCTTCTGTTCTGCTGGAGCCGTCTGATCTCCTGTGGGTTCATACCAGGGGTCAAAGTTCAGAAGCCAGGGAAAGAGAACTCTCAACCAAAACTCAATGAGTTCCCAATAAAATCTAACCCCAAAGAAACAAAGTCATGCAAGCGGAGAAGAAATTGCACCTAATACCACAGATGACTGCTGAACGACATGTGAAACCCCTTATTATAAAATCATTGTAGCAGCAGGAAAAACAATGTAATAAGCAATGAGCTCTGTCAGTGTGGCACATACTGGGATACAACTTCCTATAACTTCAAGCTCACTACAGATAGCCAACATGGAAACAAACACAGGCTATTTAAtgggcagaggtgtcaattccaagttcagaaagtaaaagtcctcaccaggattttgctcaggcttcctgtattgtgttgattccacaaactttacctggattgcactaattagaaaatctagcaaacttgagcaaaatcctggtgaggacttttactttctgaacctggaattgacacctctgttaaTGGGACAGTTCTGTAATTCACGATCAAGAAATCTAAGGTGTAAAGCTGTGAAGTGTAAAAGTTTCCCAACAAAGAAACTTTCGTGAGCAGCCATTGCTTTTTGGCCACATGGACTCTCAAACCAAATGGTGGGGTCATTGATGATTACtcagaagtgctgtgtgtgtgtgtgtgtgtgtctgtgtgtgtgtgtgtgtgtgtgtctgtgtgtgtgtgtgtgtgtgtgtgtgtgtatgtgagagagagaaacctctTCCTGGCGTTTGATGACAGACTCGCGCTGTTCCAGTTTGCTCAGTAGCTCGGTGATCTTCAGCTCCAGACTCCTGTCGCTGGAGGTCTCCGTGTGGCGCTCCGTGTGGCGCTCCGTTTGGACCTTAATGATCTGagactgtcacacacacacacacacacacacacacacacacacacagaaagacaggcagaaGGTTGGACTTTTCTTAATAGACAATTAGCTGACTCACCTCTATGCAAAACACAAACCCTGCTTCATTATTCAGTATTATAAACTGTGGGTCCAATTTCAACCATGTTAAACTGCATGTCACAGTCTACTTTCTCTATTGAACATGACGGTGTCCACAGCAGAGGGAGCTCCTCACCCGCATGTTCTGCACCTCCTTGtccttctcctctctcagcGAGCTCAGCATCTGCTCGTAATGTCTGGTCAGCTCGTCAATCTTAGTGTTTAAAGTGGATGTGCTGCACTGGCCTTGCAgctgaaacacatacacacacaggtgctaaAGACACTTCTGAAAGAATTCCTCCAGCTGCATTTACAGTATTTAGAAGGACATTTTGAAACCATTATGAAGACAAAATGGGGCAGTCACAATGCGTATATATGCCGGGGTCTAACACCGAAGTGTGCCACACCCATCGTGGTGGTGGACACCCCTGAGTCCCGCCCCTTAGGCAAACCTGAGCCACATATGCCCTGCCCCTATGCAAATGTGGCCCCCATAGGCCCCTCCCCCATGGCTCACATGGCCCCAGAGGTGCCCTGAACGGGAAGGCTGCCCACCTTcctgcggagcaggtcacgcTCCTGCTCCAGAGCCAGCATGCTCCCCTCCAGTTCCTTGATGCGGAAGTCCTTGCTGGAGTCCGTGCTCTGACTGCTCAGCAGTTTGCTCTCCATGGTGCGATGGGCCATGCTGCTCTCCTTCAGCGAGCTCTGACACGGGCACAGGTGACAGCGTACGTATGATGTGTGTCCCAACTACAAATCACTACATTATTCATCTCTTTATAGTCCTGCTTTCAAGTTGCTTGACTGTTAATAGATTTCACAATTGCCTTTAAAATGTACTAagtatttttttaagtaaatattACCTGTATACAGgatgcaaaatatatgcattaTGTTATTTATGATTCATGACTCACAAAACATCAAATGCTATTACATAACTATCAAAACAAAGTGAATAAATACCATAGTGAATTCAAACTCTTTTAAAGGTTAGTAGACAAAAAAGAAATACTCAAAAAGTTACTAGAGACATAGCAAGGAAAATACAAACACCTAGTAATCATGGCAGAGTGCTTGAGCCCTGCTGCTCTAAGGTAAACGTCCCCTTCTGCACACAGCCAGGCTGTATCTCTGGCGCCCCCTACCTGCAGCTGCCTGTTGTTCTCCCGAACGGCCTCAAGCAGCCGGTCGTACTGCTGAGCCTGGTCAGCCTTAAAGCTCAGGTCCCGCTCCAGCTGGTCTTTCTCACTCTCCAAGCGCTGcgtgtgcacacaaacacacatgcaaacacacattattattattaatactatTAGCACTACTGTCTTACGCTCCAGTAGGTGTGTGGCCAATATTATACGTCTAAGGTAATATCACATTCTAATCCAAGTAACACAGGACTAGTTGCCGTTTACCTTAAGACATATGTACTTGTAACCAGGGGCGTAACTAAGGCTTTTCTTTGGGAACACATGGACCAGCTGTTTTTGTGTGCGTTTCCGTTTGTCTGTTTTCATTTTAACGGCTCAGTTGAGCAGAACACAAGGATTCCTGGTGGTAATTAAGCACCAGCACCATTTTAACCAGAAAGAGACATTTTTACAAGGGCTTGGAGCATGGTGGCAAAATGGCCGATGGACAAACAAACCTGCCTACGCAGAGATCAGGAAGAGGGAGTTAAACAGAGCATGAAACCAAAACCAGGCTATACAGAGAGGGCTCTGTTTCTCCTCACACCATGAAACCATAAACCTACCACCAGCAGTTAGCTTGCTAGCTGGATAACTGTCATTCATTTGTgtttacacacaaaaaaaaaaaagattttttttaacaatAATCAGCGAGTTCACTGATCATTCTCTACAGGACAAATATTTCAACCTGATTTTTTAAATGCTGTGTTTTGTTCAACTGGCAATTGTATAACGATAGAAAAGTTTAAGTGAAAagggattattattattatgttaagCAATACCAAAATATGCTATTTTAAAAAGGTAAacatttctctgtctctctctctttcaagtGTAGGACAGTGTTATGCTGAATGGTCATGTAAGAATGTACACTTCCTGggcaaaaaattaataaaaatccaaaTGAAATCGTCCCAATAAGAAATCATTGGTGGGGTATTGATGAGTAACTCAAAGACAACACTCTCCTGAGAGCCGTGGCCCCACTGGCTCAGCACTGCTGGGAGAAAAGGCTGGACATTCACATCTGTTGTCATCTTATATGGAAAGAAAACTAAATTAAAAGAATAATAAATCAATCAAAGCAGCACATTACAGCTGCTCCAATTATTTAGGACTATTAAAAGCTTAATGTTATGTTATTTTGGGTTTGGACGTTTCTTTTGCCAAGGTGTGTAGCTACGCCTCATGTTTTAAACTTTTACACCTTTGTAATTGTGTAATACAGGATAATGTGTTAATAAACATGATTTGATCTAGGGTGTTTGTAAAGTTCAGAATAAAGGAGGATCATTCTGGACATCAGAGATGGTAAAGATCGGAATAAAAGAGAATCATTCTGGACCTCATAGCTTGCCCAAGATGTTTATTTCATAAGCCCCAGCTGTTCTTAAATCTTAGAAATGCCTCTGTAGTAGATCGGAGAGACAGACATGTGCTATACATTAGTGATTTATTGACTGCACTTTCCCAAATGTTTATGAACAAACTGATCTTTAAGGTACATCTGTCCTCACAATTGATCAAAGATTATTAATTTGTGTGAACATGTCTAGCTTAGAGCAAGGGATGTGACATTTTTAAGAcctcaaaaacaaaacatggttaaaaaaaaaagtataccATAAAAACAGCTATAAATCTTTCGAAGAACTGACAGAAGAAATTCAACCTGGGTCACAtgtacatgcacgcacacacacacattcatgtatGAGCACGCATGCATGCATCCACACAGAATTAAAATCTTTCTGAGTTTCTCAAACTAGAATCATTACAGCGTggacacagctgtgtgtgtggatatgcgTGTTTGCTAACATCAGTCCAGTGCTACAGTTAAAACAGCATACTGATACCAACATACTAGTATTTAATGATATTGATACCAACATTAACAAATATATTATTGCATATAAAGGTATATAATCTAATGTTCATGACAGTAAAACAATAATTTGATAATCATTATCTGCTGGTTAACTTGGTCCTACTATGTTACATCTGCAGGGTGTTTCTGCAGAAACTGGAACAAAGGGTAATGTGGTTTAGTGGTTGTGACAGCAGCAAGACAGAGGGGGGCGCTCTCACCCTGAGGTCATCCTGCAGGTGCACTAACTCTTCTCTCAGGCTACTAAAGGTGGTCAGGAGGAGAAGCATGGTCTTGTCAGCCGTCATGCGTgtctggagggagggagggagggagggagagagagagagagagagagagagagagagagagagggagtgggaagTCAGAGAATGTCTTGCATGCCCTCAGAAACTGTGCTGCATCAAGACGAAACAAGCCGTTAATGTTAACCTACAGGAAATTAAAGGTGGGGCCGACTGAGGGAAGGGTGGGGTTGGAAAGGGGC encodes:
- the pof1b gene encoding protein POF1B isoform X3, with translation MQGEVSYSSFPHTGQMDVSGVYLLYPSSCLKRYCTLAPLNMQHDSVHSSGSNVHEVHETIHVDVTNRLKTESPQSEPQAQLDTRFFGELLAEVYRKNCDILGYISEHVSKIRGRKHLLDPTIDYKVEKDDVETLIPKGLSELTKQQIRYLLQTRMTADKTMLLLLTTFSSLREELVHLQDDLRRLESEKDQLERDLSFKADQAQQYDRLLEAVRENNRQLQSSLKESSMAHRTMESKLLSSQSTDSSKDFRIKELEGSMLALEQERDLLRRKLQGQCSTSTLNTKIDELTRHYEQMLSSLREEKDKEVQNMRSQIIKVQTERHTERHTETSSDRSLELKITELLSKLEQRESVIKRQEEEIRRLQQNRSDVSKNVTKTVITNSRYTNQYPILGLLSDDYQSTSPIKESKTIVIQRTGTMTKQE
- the pof1b gene encoding protein POF1B isoform X1, which encodes MSVPTAYSTSTLRTVSVSSEPSMTTVVSPTQFGINGGATLRRVNAVNVAGAPLSPVQYVNGTVNGTVLQGNVRYLVPVQHAAESYVLVNQAPQVVSPLYLHNLKHVSVTSTEEVDSSLQHNSSDKTSSVFFQTPSPAKSPDPIEHDSVHSSGSNVHEVHETIHVDVTNRLKTESPQSEPQAQLDTRFFGELLAEVYRKNCDILGYISEHVSKIRGRKHLLDPTIDYKVEKDDVETLIPKGLSELTKQQIRYLLQTRMTADKTMLLLLTTFSSLREELVHLQDDLRRLESEKDQLERDLSFKADQAQQYDRLLEAVRENNRQLQSSLKESSMAHRTMESKLLSSQSTDSSKDFRIKELEGSMLALEQERDLLRRKLQGQCSTSTLNTKIDELTRHYEQMLSSLREEKDKEVQNMRSQIIKVQTERHTERHTETSSDRSLELKITELLSKLEQRESVIKRQEEEIRRLQQNRSDVSKNVTKTVITNSRYTNQYPILGLLSDDYQSTSPIKESKTIVIQRTGTMTKQE
- the pof1b gene encoding protein POF1B isoform X2 gives rise to the protein MSVPTAYSTSTLRTVSVSSEPSMTTVVSPTQFGINGGATLRRVNAVNVAGAPLSPVQYVNGTVNGTVLQGNVRYLVPVQHAAESYVLVNQAPQVVSPLYLHNLKHVSVTSTEEVDSSLQHNSSDKTSSVFFQTPSPAKSPDPIEHDSVHSSGSNVHEVHETIHVDVTNRLKTESPQSEPQAQLDTRFFGELLAEVYRKNCDILGYISEHVSKIRGRKHLLDPTIDYKVEKDDVETLIPKGLSELTKQQIRYLLQTRMTADKTMLLLLTTFSSLREELVHLQDDLRRLESEKDQLERDLSFKADQAQQYDRLLEAVRENNRQLQSSLKESSMAHRTMESKLLSSQSTDSSKDFRIKELEGSMLALEQERDLLRRKLQGQCSTSTLNTKIDELTRHYEQMLSSLREEKDKEVQNMRSQIIKVQTERHTERHTETSSDRSLELKITELLSKLEQRESVIKRQEEEIRRLQQNRSDVSKNVTKTVITNRYTNQYPILGLLSDDYQSTSPIKESKTIVIQRTGTMTKQE